In Methanobacterium sp., the following are encoded in one genomic region:
- a CDS encoding formylmethanofuran dehydrogenase subunit C, producing MAEIILTPKSQPQVPIEADTITPDAIAGKSIDEIKNIELWFGNKKALLSDFFDVDGESSENASEIKIIFDGDVYNTKRIGQGMTTGEIVVKGNASMYAGAEMKGGKITVEGDAGPWAGRDMEGGELTIMGNAGDYIGSAYRGDWRGMSGGLLTVYGDVGNEIAEFMLGGKMVIKGNVNIMPGVHMNGGTLIIEGNVKARTGGEMKGGTIVVKGVIGEFLPGFEFLGVEKDVDIEGEVIEGNFFKFKGDLATKGAGGIIYAATAGNGHIAP from the coding sequence AACTCCTGATGCAATAGCAGGTAAAAGCATTGATGAAATCAAAAATATAGAACTCTGGTTTGGTAACAAAAAAGCTCTTTTATCTGACTTCTTTGATGTAGACGGCGAATCTTCTGAAAATGCATCTGAAATAAAGATCATCTTCGACGGAGATGTCTACAACACCAAAAGAATAGGACAAGGCATGACCACTGGTGAAATAGTCGTCAAAGGTAATGCTAGCATGTATGCTGGTGCTGAAATGAAAGGCGGAAAAATCACTGTTGAAGGAGATGCAGGTCCATGGGCTGGAAGAGATATGGAAGGCGGAGAACTTACCATAATGGGTAACGCTGGAGATTACATAGGTTCAGCCTACCGTGGTGACTGGAGAGGAATGAGTGGAGGTTTACTCACAGTTTACGGTGATGTTGGTAACGAAATAGCCGAATTTATGCTCGGTGGAAAAATGGTTATCAAAGGAAACGTGAACATCATGCCAGGAGTACACATGAACGGTGGAACCTTGATTATAGAAGGTAACGTTAAGGCCAGAACTGGCGGAGAAATGAAGGGCGGTACCATCGTAGTTAAAGGAGTTATAGGTGAATTCTTACCTGGATTTGAATTCCTTGGAGTCGAAAAGGACGTAGATATTGAAGGAGAGGTAATAGAAGGTAACTTCTTTAAATTTAAAGGAGATCTTGCAACTAAAGGTGCAGGCGGAATTATATACGCAGCAACTGCAGGAAATGGCCATATAGCGCCTTAA
- a CDS encoding DUF2149 domain-containing protein → MLKKRMLKRRKELLSTDEEIDPMVYAVNMVDCMLVLAVGFLIFTIMSMNMQSIMFNDMSPQEKQDLIKTVKQTIELKMGSQLNGTPQLQNSSGSNNGYTQMGTVYKDPKTGKMIMVPG, encoded by the coding sequence ATGCTAAAAAAAAGAATGCTGAAGAGGAGAAAAGAACTATTATCTACCGATGAAGAGATAGATCCCATGGTCTATGCCGTTAATATGGTTGATTGTATGCTTGTACTTGCAGTTGGGTTCCTCATATTTACTATAATGTCCATGAACATGCAAAGCATTATGTTTAATGACATGTCTCCACAGGAAAAACAAGATTTGATAAAAACTGTTAAGCAGACCATTGAGCTTAAAATGGGATCCCAGTTAAATGGAACTCCTCAATTACAAAATTCATCTGGATCAAACAATGGTTATACACAAATGGGAACCGTTTATAAAGACCCTAAAACGGGGAAAATGATAATGGTTCCAGGATAA
- a CDS encoding MotA/TolQ/ExbB proton channel family protein has protein sequence MTTEIFNGMLSNTTHAISQGLLIPVMIILAIFFVYALINLGIIIAEYYKRRKTEFDFKYFINHILSFKDQKNPDKLIKVIETVEIPQSHKSILITLVNSSNLSREYRESLALKMVEDEGIKAAKRLEKTDIIAKISPAVGLMGTLIPLGPGLTALGAGNIQDLADHLIIAFDAAILGMAAAAIAFSISKIRRRWYEEDISNLETMVDTLLEIL, from the coding sequence ATGACAACAGAAATATTTAATGGAATGCTCAGTAACACGACCCATGCCATTTCTCAGGGGCTTTTAATACCTGTAATGATAATTCTTGCCATATTTTTTGTATACGCCCTAATTAACCTGGGAATTATTATAGCAGAATATTACAAACGAAGAAAAACTGAATTTGATTTTAAATACTTCATAAATCATATTTTATCATTTAAAGATCAAAAAAATCCTGATAAATTAATTAAAGTGATTGAAACTGTTGAAATCCCTCAAAGTCATAAAAGCATACTTATAACTCTTGTAAACAGTTCAAATTTAAGTAGAGAATACAGAGAGTCACTTGCCCTTAAAATGGTTGAAGATGAAGGCATTAAAGCTGCTAAAAGATTAGAAAAAACGGATATAATCGCCAAGATTTCTCCTGCAGTGGGCCTTATGGGAACATTGATACCGCTGGGGCCTGGACTCACAGCTTTAGGAGCAGGAAATATTCAAGACCTTGCAGATCATCTTATAATTGCTTTTGATGCCGCTATATTGGGTATGGCTGCTGCAGCAATTGCATTCAGCATATCAAAAATCAGGCGAAGATGGTACGAGGAAGATATTTCAAATCTGGAAACAATGGTAGACACACTTCTGGAGATTTTATAA
- a CDS encoding ABC transporter substrate-binding protein: MIYLCVDDTDNLKSRGTGRLARAIAAKLSKKYSVFGVTRHQLYVHLDIPFTSHNSCAVIHIDTDIKECTDEIFEIAKKEIYDDFIEGSDPGLSVAHESQILPSLVAYGKDAKDTVLTQENARTLAKNLNIRLEGLGGTEDGVIGSMAGLGLAFTGNDGRYLQIGHIRELLGPQPVEKLMAAGIDAIFTLDGQLVTAGMIFNDANKSVKPCPLNGKSILFVDNNDGIISAVKRN; encoded by the coding sequence ATGATTTATTTATGTGTTGATGACACAGATAACCTAAAATCAAGGGGCACAGGAAGACTTGCCCGTGCAATTGCAGCAAAACTGTCAAAAAAATATTCTGTATTTGGAGTTACACGACATCAACTTTATGTGCATCTAGATATCCCGTTCACGTCCCATAATAGCTGTGCTGTAATCCATATTGATACTGACATAAAAGAGTGCACAGATGAAATTTTTGAGATTGCAAAAAAAGAGATATATGATGATTTTATTGAAGGAAGCGATCCTGGTCTTTCAGTAGCACATGAAAGCCAGATTTTACCATCACTTGTTGCATATGGTAAAGATGCCAAAGATACAGTTTTAACACAGGAAAACGCAAGAACTCTTGCAAAAAATCTTAATATTCGTCTTGAAGGTCTTGGAGGAACAGAAGATGGAGTTATAGGTTCCATGGCAGGACTTGGATTGGCATTTACTGGAAATGATGGCAGATATTTGCAAATAGGTCACATTAGAGAATTATTAGGCCCTCAGCCTGTTGAAAAATTGATGGCTGCAGGTATTGATGCTATATTCACACTTGATGGTCAACTCGTCACTGCAGGTATGATATTTAACGATGCAAATAAATCTGTGAAACCATGTCCCCTAAATGGTAAATCCATACTCTTTGTAGATAATAATGATGGAATAATTAGTGCAGTTAAAAGAAATTAA
- a CDS encoding formylmethanofuran dehydrogenase subunit B: MELVENVVCPFCGTLCDDIICKVENNEIVGTINACRIGHSKFVHTEGAMRWKKPMIRQGDEFVETTYDEAIEKAAQVLANSKRPLMYGWSCTDCEAQGVGVDLAEKTGAVIDNTASVCHGPSVLALQDVGYPICTFGEVKNRADVVVYWGCNPMHAHPRHLSRNVFSRGFFRERGRADRTLVVVDPRKSDSSKLADIHLQVDFDKDYELLDAIRAVVHGKEILYDEVAGIPREEIYEVAEALKNAQFGILFFGMGITHSRGKHRNIDTAICLVQELNDASKWTLIPMRGHYNVTGFNQVCTWESGFPYCVDFATGEPRYNPGETGANDLLQNKEADSMMVIASDPGAHFPQKALERMAEIPVIAIEPHRTPTTEMADIIIPPAIVGMEAEGSAYRMEGVPIRMRKVVESDLLSDKQILEKLRDRVQEIKASQAK; encoded by the coding sequence GTGGAACTAGTAGAAAATGTTGTTTGTCCGTTTTGTGGAACCCTATGTGACGATATTATCTGTAAGGTAGAAAATAACGAAATAGTAGGTACTATAAACGCATGTAGAATCGGACACTCTAAATTTGTACACACAGAAGGTGCAATGAGATGGAAAAAGCCTATGATAAGACAGGGCGATGAATTTGTAGAAACCACTTATGATGAAGCAATCGAAAAGGCTGCTCAAGTACTTGCAAACTCAAAAAGACCATTAATGTATGGATGGAGCTGTACAGATTGTGAAGCTCAGGGAGTAGGTGTAGACCTTGCTGAAAAAACAGGGGCTGTAATTGATAACACAGCGTCTGTATGTCATGGACCGTCAGTACTCGCTCTTCAAGATGTGGGATATCCAATATGTACATTTGGTGAAGTTAAAAACCGTGCAGATGTAGTTGTATACTGGGGATGTAACCCAATGCACGCACACCCAAGACACCTTTCAAGAAACGTCTTTTCAAGAGGTTTCTTCAGGGAAAGAGGAAGAGCTGACAGAACACTTGTAGTTGTAGATCCAAGAAAATCAGATTCATCTAAATTAGCAGATATACACCTGCAAGTAGACTTTGACAAGGATTACGAACTTCTTGATGCTATAAGGGCAGTTGTACACGGTAAAGAGATTTTATATGATGAAGTTGCAGGTATTCCAAGAGAAGAAATATATGAAGTAGCTGAAGCACTTAAAAACGCTCAATTCGGTATTCTCTTCTTTGGAATGGGTATAACTCACAGCCGAGGAAAACACAGGAACATTGACACTGCAATATGTCTGGTTCAGGAGTTAAATGACGCTTCTAAATGGACTCTTATTCCAATGAGGGGCCACTATAACGTAACTGGATTCAACCAGGTATGTACATGGGAAAGTGGATTCCCATACTGTGTTGATTTTGCAACAGGAGAACCAAGATACAATCCTGGTGAAACTGGGGCGAATGATTTACTTCAAAACAAAGAAGCAGACTCAATGATGGTAATTGCATCTGATCCTGGTGCTCACTTCCCACAAAAAGCATTAGAGCGAATGGCAGAGATTCCTGTTATTGCTATTGAGCCTCACCGAACTCCAACCACTGAAATGGCAGATATTATAATTCCACCAGCAATTGTGGGTATGGAAGCAGAAGGAAGTGCATATAGGATGGAAGGTGTACCTATACGAATGAGAAAAGTCGTAGAATCGGATCTTCTATCAGATAAGCAAATCCTTGAAAAGCTCAGGGACAGAGTTCAAGAAATTAAAGCATCTCAGGCAAAATAA